TGCAAAAAGCCTCCCACCAATCTGCGTGCACCCCAAGCCGTGGAGAGCCCCACCTCCTGAGCGGCGTGGCCCTCTACTGAGAAGTCCTCCTGCCCTTTTTCTAACTGCTCATCTCAAGAGCTGTACTGTGGGGAGGTCATGGAGCAGACGTTGGCTCCCTCCCAACCAGGCTGGCGCTGGGAAGGCCTAGAGCACCGCCCCCTCCTGCGGGCTGTCACAACCTCAAGTTTTAGTTCCTGAAacacggaggaggaggaggagccagatTGGGGGAGGTCCTGGCTCAGCTGGGCACCTAACAAGGTCTCCGGTGTCTGGGGCCCGGTAGGCCCTGGTGCCTGGAGGCTTCAGGTTCAGAACAGGCCAAgtccttcaaaacaaaacagcatcagGCTCCAAACGATCCCCTCTTCTAACTTCAGGGAACTCATTTCCGTGACAGTCAAAACGAGCAGACATGGGGTGTATAAGACTGGACTGCAAATGCCACAAGTCATTTATTTACAACGGCCCGCCCGATCTCTACAAGCCCAAACACCAGCGCTTGGCGCAGCGGCCTCGTCCGCCACCCTCGAAGCAGCCGGCGGCCGTTGGCAACGCGCGGGGCCAGGGCGGGTGCAGGGTTTCCCTCGGCCCGGGTGCTGGGGGCCGCGCGCGCGGCCGGCGGGTAGGGGCAGGGCTGGCTTCCCCAAGTCCCCGGGCGACGGCCCGCCACGACCCCGGCCCGGACCCCCCTCCCGCGGGCTCCCGGCGCGCGCGCTCACGTGTGGCCGCAGCTGCCGATGGCCACCGGCCGATAGTACACCTCCAGGCAGATGGGACAGCTAAACTGAGCCTCCAGGCCGCTGTCGCCGCTCGCGGGCCCAGCTGGCGGCTGCCGCTGCTGTGCTGAGGCCACCAGGCTGCGGAACATCGCCATCCCCCGGCCAGGCCGCCGCCGctaccgccaccgccaccgccgccgccgccgccgccgccgctaccgccaccgccaccgccgccgccgccgccgccgccgctgtcCCCTATCCAGGCCGGGAGGCCGGCGTCACTGCCGCGACGGCGCCGCACTGGCGTCACCGCTCGTCCCGCCCCCGTGTTTGCGTCACGTCTGTGTCGGCTGCGCGCCAACGTCATCTTGACGCGCCGGCTTTCCACTACTGCAGACCAGCCCACCATCTCCATGTGTCAGGCCGGTGAGGACTACGCGGTGTCGGCTCAGCGGGAGCCTGCGCCCGTGCCACGGCCGGGGTAAGAGCCGTCTGTACCAGTCCAGGGACAGTCCCCACGCCCTTAGGGTCGCAGCGACCCGGAATGGAGTCGGCAGCTAGAACTAAGCATAGGCCCTGGTGTGTGAGCCAGGCAGGGAAGCGAGACTTTGGCTCCTCTAGGTTCGCTGCGGTGGGAGGATTTGCCACGGATGTTCTTATTTTCTCCACAGCCGGGGGCAGAAATGTGTGAAGTGCGCGGAAGGCCTGCCGGTGGTGGTGATACGAGCGGGAGACGCCTTCTGCAGGTGAGATCACGGCAGCCCCCGTTTCCAGGCTTGCTTTTTCCTTGTAAGGGGACGGTTACCGTTGTACGTGCTTGTCACGTTGGTCCGGACCACAAGTAGTGGTGGGAACCATTGGTAACGACTCTTGTCATCTAAACTAGGCTCACGCCTGTATTTCCAACACCAGGGATTCCGTGATAGGAGAATTACCTCagattcgaggccagcttgggctgcagagaaatcctgtcaaacAGAATCTCACAAATTTCCTTGATGGGCCTAGTGGTAGGAAGATCTCTGGGGAAGCTTGTGGAGTGCCCAGACTCGAGGGAAAAGGTGCGTTGAAAGACAGGCTTTTCGGGCACTTGGAATCCAGGTTAGATCAGAGCATCTTGGGAACTTGGGCAGGGACTCTGGGTGGAAACTGTTCCTTCTTTCATGGGatacctatttttgtttttgcttttttgttttgttttgagacagggtttctctgtgtaacagttctagctgtcctggaactcattcttgtagatcaggctggcttcagactcacagagatccccctgcacctgcctcctgagtgctgggattaaaggcgtgtgccacctctgATACCCGTTTTTATTTGATGGCCACACAGACTTGGAAGGAGGACAAGAGATTATTCCCATGGGGGCCGCAGCAGGAGGACTCACATTTTATCTGTAACTTTAATGGGTCCCTCATACCTCTTTTGAATTACAGCTTTTCATGTTTGATTGTTTCACCAAGAGCTATAGCTCCCCGAGGGCAGGAACATGAATCTCCAGTGTTATCCCTCTAATACCTAGTGGTATTAGCAGTAGCTTTGTACAGTGTATGTTTGTTGAGTGAGTGAGGATTTCATGTGTCTAAGTTCCTTtggatctctgagtctgttttttaaagattttctacAAAAGATTCTGGTGGAGGGGCAGAAACTGATTTCCAGAACCTATCTTGTCACCCACCATGTTTTGGGAGCTCAGATTTGAAAGAAAAGGTAGTGTTACCAGTAATTGTAACCTGGGCAAAGTAGGTACTGATGTAACTAACAACTTAGGAATATTTGGAAATGAGGGCTGCTCGGTCCAGCAGGGGTCTGAGTCTCAGAGAAGCAGCCCTTCTGTCTGTTGGGCATCACCCATAGATCAACACTTGTTATTGAAAGGCTTTGGTGACTCCCCTGCTCTAGTCCCAGTTCAGCTTTCTTTTTGCTGAGTCCTTCCTAAGCACCCATGGGGCTTCTGCAGCTCACATCTGATGGGATCTGGGTGGTGCCCTGAGAGCCATAGCCAGGACAGCTCCTCCATCCATCTCCCCCACTAGGCTCTGACAGAGTGTCTGCCTCTAAGGGTGGATACTGCCAAGAGGGACAGTATCACCCACAGGGTCTTGGGCTGGTGGGCAGGTGCGGAacagcctctctctgtgtctgttacAGGGATTGTTTCAAGGCATTCTATGTTCACAAGTTCAGAGCCATGCTTGGGAAGAACCGACTCATCTTTCCTGGCGAGAAGGTACTCGTGGGGAGTGCTTGTCTGTCAGCCCCTGCTTCCTTCCTATATGTGCCTTTCTTCAGCTGGCCTGCTGTCTCTGGATCTTGAGGGTAGACTTGGTGTCTGGGGCTGTCTAAGAATAAAGCAGACTTGCTCGCGTTGGAGATGCATGTCCTTGCTGAtcctctcttcccaccccagGTGCTGTTGGCGTGGTCTGGGGGGCCTTCGTCCAGTTCCATGGTCTGGCAAGTCCTTGAGGTACGTACGTCCACACCTTCCCTTGGGCCTGAGCTTCTGGATTGAATTAACCAGGTCCTCTTTCCTCATCCTGCACTGCAAAGTTTTTGGTTGACACTAGACAGAATCCCCCTCCCCAGCTGGGACACCCGTAGGATCTCACATGTATTCACCAGGGTCCCCAGGTACATACCCATTTAGCTTTACTTGGTAGTATCCAAGTTTGGTCAATTGTGACTTGTGGATGGAGAGAAGTATTTGCCGAAGACAGGGAGAAGTGGCCTAGGTGGAAGAGGGTGAGGCAGAGAGAATGGGGACTCGAGCTGAGAATGCCTGGCACTGCTGAGGGCATGTAGGGTTTCCTTGAGGGGCCTTGGCACAGAAGAGGGACCCGCATGCTCCTTTCACCGTGGGGCACCAACTAGAGCGGCAAAAGAGCTGAGGCTGTGGCTGACAGGCGTCAGCTGTCTGACCTAAGTGACAGTGCTGCTCTGTTGGGAACACCCTGTGTGGCACTTCTGGGGTTTTGTCGTACCTGCTGCTCCCCTAAAGCTGTACAGTGGAGGAGCTCGCCATGAAGCCATTTGTCAGTGCCTGACCCCGCTCCCCTCGGAATcttctctgcccctgcctcccatggTTCTTACCTACCAAACACTTCCTGAGGGTTCTGAGGTGCCTAGCAGGTGGTACAGTGCCCCAGCTGCCCCATGGTCCAGCTGGTTGTCTCAGGCTGCATAGGTGTCAGAAACAGACTAGAGAGGGTGGGTTCTGAAGTTTCTGATACTGACAGGGCATGCCCTCATATGGGAGGGAAGACTTAAccacttccttctcctgtggGGAAGGAAGACCCAGGCCTATTGATCCCTCTGTAGGAAGGAAAACAGACCCATACTTTCTCTTGTGGGAGGAAGACTTGGCCCATAGACACCCCTCTGAGGGGAGACCCAGGCAATTTTGTTCACTGTCTGGAGAGTCTGAAGTCCAGAGAAATGCTTTTGGCCAGGCCTGAGTCCTGACACTTCTCTTCCAGGGTCTGAGTCAGGATTCTGCAAAACGACTACGCTTTGTGCCAGGAGTCATCTATGTTGATGGTATGTTGGGCCACTCCTCCATTCAGATCCCAACAATGATTGGTGAACCTCAACAGCCCCTTCAGGGGACACACTGGGGACAGAGGTGCCTTCCCTATTGAAGGGCTCAGAGATTGAAGAAGATGAGTTTAGAACTGGTCTTTGGGGATGAAAGACTAGGCAGTTTTTTTTTAGCTGTGAGGGGAGCCAGTCCTACCCTTTCAGAAACTTTctctggccgggtggtggtggtgcacgcctttaatcccagcactctggagacaggtagatctctgtgagttctaggctagcctggtctacagagtgagttccaggacattccaaaagctacagagaaaccctatctcaaaatacaaacaaaatctcTGAAGAGTAGACCTGGTTTGACTTCTGTGTGTGGGTGGCACTGACCACCTCAGCCTGTTCCACTTCCTCTGTTAATCCTACATACTTCCCGCCTGGGTTTACAGAGGGAGCAGCCTGTGGCCAGAGCCTACAGGACAGGGCGAAGACCTTGGCTGAGGTGAAGCAGATCCTGCAGAACACTGGCTTTCCGTGGCATGTAGTTGCCTTAGAGGAGGTAGGTGGGCCTGCCCCAGGGGGTGACCTGTGGTAACCTTGGAGGGGATATCCATCAGGGCCACATTCTTGCTCATTGGAGCCATCCTGTGGGCCTCCTGCCCTGGGCCTTGGCTTTCCACCTGTCTCAGAGGGCAGGCCTGGCCTTGGCCTCAGTGTCCACTCTCACATCCTGGAAGGTGTTCAGCTTGCCGCCATCCGTGCTGTGCTGTGCTTCCCAAGACCCCGCAGGGACGGAGGAGGCCTACAAAACGGCGGTGGACAGCTTCCTGCAGCAGCGGCATGCGCTAGGGTCTGAGGGCTGTGCCAGCCCAGCTCAGGGGGAGGATCGGTCACACCCATCCCATAGCCAGGAACCCCTAGGCATGGCTGGGTTCCCCACAGCTGCTCAGACTGAGGCCTTGTCTAGGTTGTTCAGTTCCATAAAGACACTGACAGCCAAAGAGGAGCTTCTGCAGACCCTGAGGTGAGTGCAGCACCCTTAGCCCTGCCTGGCTTGGAGGGCTCCAGCTCCAGCTTCTGTAATTCACCCCATCACAGGACCCATCTGATTGTGCATGTAGCCCGAACCCATGGCTACTGCAAGGTGATGACTGGGGAAAGCTGTACCCGTTTGGCCATCAAGCTTATGACCAACCTGGCCTTGGGGAGAGGAGCCTTCCTTGCCTGGGACACGGTATGCGGGGCCTAGAGGTCATGGTGACCCTTGCCTCTTTGTCCTTCATTTGAAAGCACTTCTGTGTTATCCTGGGGTCTTCCAAGTGGAGAGGCCTGAGACCCAGCCATAGCTGGCGGTGGCAGTAAGAGTAGGCACGCTAGGATTTGAGAACAGTGTCTGTTCCCCAGGGCTTCTCAGATGAGCGGCATGGGGATGTGGTGTTGGTGAGGCCTATGCGGGACCACACCCTGAAGGAAGTGGCCTTCTATAACCACCTGTTTGGCGTTCCCTCCGTCTTCACACCAGCCATCGATACCAAGGTGGGCCTGTGGAGAAGTGCATGGGCTAGCTGGGGGCAGCCCCTCCATACAGGATCTGAAGTCCCCGGTACACTGTTAGACCTTGAGTTCTTGCCAGCCAGCTTCAGCCCTTCCTGCCCTAGGACTGGCCTTGTCCCAGCTGGTTCTCTGCGACTCTAGCACCTGCTGTCCTGCCTCTGAAGGCCAGTAGCAGTGTCCATGTATCCAAGGGCCTCCAAGCATGCCCTGCACCTTGGAGGAGCGGGCTGGAGGGAGAGGGTTACTGTCCTTGAGGTGAAGAGGTGGCAAGAGGACCTGTATCCACACTGTGTGAATCTATGCTGATCTTAGTCCCCTCGGGCTGGCCATGTGAAGCCTGTGGTACTTGCTTTACGTGGCCCTCAGCCCTTCTAAAACCCCCTATCTGATTGTCCCTAGGCTCCAGAAAAGGCTAGCATCCACCGGCTGATGGAGGCCTTTATCCTGAGGTTGCAGACTCTGTTCCCCTCCACAGTCAGTactgtgtacaggtgtgtgtgccactaGGGGTGCTGTTGAGCCTGCTGCCCACACTTGAAGGGCGCAGAAACCATGACTGGGGACATACTTGTTACCTGTCCTTGTTTGCCTGTGCACCTGCCAACAGGACAAGTGAGAAGCTAGTCAAGGCTCCCCGGGAGGGCTGTGCCTCTGGCCCCGCCAGCCCCAGCTGCctcctctgcatgtgtgcactgGACATTGACACCGCTGGTGCGTGCAGGGCCTTCTTTGAGTGCTGGGGCGGGTATTTGGCTGCCCCAGGGTTCCCTCAAACCCTCTCTGTTGCAGACAGTGCCACGGCTTTTGGGGCTCAGTCCTCCTCACATCTCTCCCAGATGCTGCCTGCTGAGGCTGGGATACCTACCACCCCCTGCTGTAGTGCAGGGGAGGGTCAGGCTCAGAGCTGCCACAGGGGAGTTGGCAGGAGGTAAGACCCTGCCTGTGTCCTGCCCTGTAGACAggggtggaggaggcagaaagactgtggcCTTAAACAGAGTTCAGAATGAGACCAGGCACACAAGTTCAGTTCTGCTTCTACAGGGGGGATGCACAGGCCTGTGTCATAGAACAGCTGTGTTATGGCTGCCGGGTGAACATGAAGGACCTGGTGAGTGCCTGTCCGTATGTCCCTATGAGCTGTCCCTATGGTCCCCATGGCTCCTCACACTGCCATCTCTTGTAGCCCTCCCTGGACCCATTGCCACCCTATGTCCTGGCCGAGGCTCAGTTCCGCTGTCAGAGGTAATGCCTGTTCTTTGGGGAGACCTCTGGGGAGACACCCAGGACTGGTTCTCACTGCAGTCTCCCTTAGGGCCTGGGTCTCTAAGGAAATCCAGGAGTATCTGATTACAGacgatgagg
This is a stretch of genomic DNA from Arvicola amphibius chromosome 15, mArvAmp1.2, whole genome shotgun sequence. It encodes these proteins:
- the Ctu2 gene encoding cytoplasmic tRNA 2-thiolation protein 2, coding for MCQAGEDYAVSAQREPAPVPRPGRGQKCVKCAEGLPVVVIRAGDAFCRDCFKAFYVHKFRAMLGKNRLIFPGEKVLLAWSGGPSSSSMVWQVLEGLSQDSAKRLRFVPGVIYVDEGAACGQSLQDRAKTLAEVKQILQNTGFPWHVVALEEVFSLPPSVLCCASQDPAGTEEAYKTAVDSFLQQRHALGSEGCASPAQGEDRSHPSHSQEPLGMAGFPTAAQTEALSRLFSSIKTLTAKEELLQTLRTHLIVHVARTHGYCKVMTGESCTRLAIKLMTNLALGRGAFLAWDTGFSDERHGDVVLVRPMRDHTLKEVAFYNHLFGVPSVFTPAIDTKAPEKASIHRLMEAFILRLQTLFPSTVSTVYRTSEKLVKAPREGCASGPASPSCLLCMCALDIDTADSATAFGAQSSSHLSQMLPAEAGIPTTPCCSAGEGQAQSCHRGVGRRGDAQACVIEQLCYGCRVNMKDLPSLDPLPPYVLAEAQFRCQRAWVSKEIQEYLITDDEEEEESRAIKQEGENTGIGL